One stretch of Thermoprotei archaeon DNA includes these proteins:
- a CDS encoding helix-turn-helix domain-containing protein translates to MSGDYEELLRPKDAAKIFNISVKTLWKWQKKGIIRAVKLPTGKLRYPKSEVERLWKQLKATGSQ, encoded by the coding sequence ATGTCTGGAGATTACGAAGAACTACTTAGACCAAAGGATGCTGCAAAGATATTCAACATCTCAGTTAAAACGCTTTGGAAGTGGCAGAAGAAAGGCATTATTAGAGCAGTTAAACTCCCAACTGGCAAGCTGAGATATCCCAAGAGCGAAGTTGAAAGGCTATGGAAGCAGTTAAAAGCTACAGGATCCCAGTAG
- a CDS encoding DUF998 domain-containing protein: MKRSFNKLLKFSGLIAVILAWMVIGISVYYNSWFNLNVNAFSDLGGPKATNPWIYNYGLIVTAIFVIMYSLYLISDSLNKLETIGGSFIFIAGIFLSLIGIYHAGTRPHVFVSTWFFVQMDLAILVYGLGLILEKIKYYGIMSIMLGIIGPIIAVIIKWPSVAMIEAYGILIIDIWVILMIKVHDL; the protein is encoded by the coding sequence ATGAAACGATCATTTAATAAGTTATTGAAGTTTTCGGGATTAATTGCTGTTATCCTTGCATGGATGGTTATAGGTATATCAGTATATTATAATTCATGGTTTAATCTCAATGTAAACGCTTTTAGTGATCTGGGAGGACCCAAAGCTACAAATCCATGGATTTATAATTATGGTTTAATTGTCACAGCAATTTTTGTCATAATGTATTCGCTCTATTTAATCTCAGATTCTTTAAATAAGCTAGAAACTATTGGTGGTAGTTTTATCTTTATTGCAGGAATTTTCCTATCATTAATAGGTATATACCATGCAGGTACAAGACCCCATGTATTTGTTTCTACATGGTTTTTTGTACAAATGGATCTTGCAATTTTAGTTTATGGTCTAGGTCTGATTTTAGAAAAAATAAAGTATTACGGTATTATGTCAATTATGTTAGGCATCATTGGGCCAATCATAGCTGTTATAATAAAATGGCCCTCGGTAGCGATGATAGAGGCATACGGAATATTAATAATAGATATATGGGTAATTTTAATGATTAAAGTACATGATCTATGA
- a CDS encoding transposase — MEAVKSYRIPVDVPKDLIEEYFKAKRKALDAIFSHVKISKKAHLNLKAEDRRELRDELLREWKYSKHYVDSAMNSVIGLVKGWITLYNKGKAEGKPEITKRTVYIKSTLFSFRDGILRVSIEPNKRYLEVDLSECSWIPRDFDKVGGLLMTEKELIITVKKRVEPKAEKWASFDVNLTNVMAFIGGEVKRYDLRELYHIHRTYEVKRQRIQKLSKIKPNASKRLLEKYPKREKNRAKDFMHKLTTQVAGELKERNCGAILENLKGVKRRILNKSKDVNRKLSKWNARTFQFMLEYKLKWLNLPVKYVNPANSSKTCPACSGSMASYLGRIMRCEKCGLTMDRDVVAVLNLQMRGIGFSPRALNELIEREGLSRNENNNSLCIPT, encoded by the coding sequence ATGGAAGCAGTTAAAAGCTACAGGATCCCAGTAGATGTTCCAAAAGATTTAATCGAAGAATACTTCAAAGCTAAGCGGAAGGCTTTAGACGCAATATTCTCACACGTTAAAATTTCCAAGAAGGCTCACCTCAACTTGAAAGCTGAGGATAGGAGAGAGCTTAGGGATGAACTGCTACGAGAGTGGAAATACTCAAAGCATTACGTTGATTCAGCAATGAACTCCGTTATCGGATTGGTTAAGGGCTGGATAACGCTCTACAACAAGGGGAAAGCTGAAGGTAAGCCTGAGATAACTAAGAGGACAGTCTACATTAAGAGCACGCTCTTCAGCTTCAGAGATGGCATACTGAGGGTAAGCATAGAGCCTAATAAGCGGTATCTTGAGGTCGACTTGAGTGAGTGTTCGTGGATTCCGAGAGACTTTGATAAAGTCGGTGGACTACTTATGACTGAGAAGGAGTTGATAATTACGGTTAAGAAGAGGGTTGAGCCCAAAGCTGAGAAGTGGGCATCATTTGACGTTAACTTAACGAACGTGATGGCGTTCATAGGTGGTGAGGTTAAGCGCTATGACTTAAGAGAGCTCTACCACATTCACAGAACTTATGAGGTAAAGCGGCAGAGGATACAAAAGTTATCTAAGATTAAGCCCAATGCATCAAAGAGACTATTAGAGAAGTACCCTAAGCGTGAGAAGAATAGAGCTAAAGACTTCATGCACAAGTTAACCACGCAGGTTGCGGGGGAGCTCAAGGAGAGGAACTGCGGAGCAATACTTGAAAACCTGAAAGGTGTAAAGAGGCGAATCCTCAACAAGTCTAAAGACGTGAACAGAAAGCTCTCGAAGTGGAACGCAAGGACGTTTCAGTTCATGCTCGAATACAAGCTGAAATGGCTTAACCTACCAGTAAAATACGTTAACCCAGCCAACTCATCTAAAACCTGCCCAGCCTGCTCCGGAAGCATGGCTTCCTATCTGGGCAGGATAATGAGATGCGAAAAATGCGGGTTAACGATGGATAGGGATGTTGTAGCGGTGTTGAACCTTCAGATGCGGGGAATTGGGTTCTCCCCGAGAGCCCTCAACGAATTAATAGAGAGGGAAGGGTTAAGTAGGAATGAAAATAACAATTCACTATGCATTCCTACTTAA
- a CDS encoding hemerythrin domain-containing protein produces the protein MINMLYDLVMKLIQEHRLFASDLKSIEDSINTSNINHIASLLNEFRSKLSNHIIDEESVLFPEIVNKNLVDQGFLSHIMQQHLDILEHLDKLELVLNSNDQKSFKEIIADLKIILEEHHKLEETKVFPNVDPSL, from the coding sequence ATGATTAACATGTTGTATGATCTTGTTATGAAATTAATTCAGGAACATCGTTTATTTGCTTCAGATTTAAAATCTATAGAGGACTCAATTAATACATCTAATATAAACCATATAGCTAGTCTTTTAAATGAATTTAGGAGTAAGTTATCTAATCATATTATCGATGAGGAATCTGTGTTATTTCCAGAAATTGTTAATAAAAATCTTGTTGATCAGGGATTCTTAAGTCATATTATGCAACAACATCTAGATATCTTAGAACATCTTGATAAACTTGAGTTGGTACTAAATTCTAATGATCAGAAGAGCTTCAAAGAAATTATTGCTGATCTTAAAATTATTCTTGAAGAACATCATAAATTAGAAGAAACAAAAGTATTTCCAAATGTCGACCCCTCTCTTTGA
- a CDS encoding DUF2258 domain-containing protein, which yields MSEKEEVRDLERAEEYELMYSRGALRGGNKFELSTGLIIAARFADKLRRVAIVALSKMVPKDVIIRDVSELNMKLHNEIVEKRKIGKLDIIKITVNGYYDQGSNKIIWEDYKILRYVSEDEYNKLLRENEVLKIENTQLKDKIEEIKKILG from the coding sequence ATGTCTGAGAAGGAAGAAGTTAGAGATCTAGAGAGAGCTGAAGAGTATGAACTAATGTACTCGAGAGGAGCATTAAGAGGAGGGAACAAGTTTGAACTTAGTACAGGTTTGATCATAGCTGCTAGATTTGCTGATAAACTTAGAAGAGTTGCTATAGTTGCTCTTAGTAAAATGGTGCCCAAGGATGTTATAATAAGGGATGTTTCAGAGCTCAACATGAAACTTCATAACGAAATAGTGGAAAAAAGAAAAATAGGAAAACTGGATATAATTAAAATCACTGTCAATGGTTATTATGATCAGGGATCGAATAAAATAATATGGGAGGATTATAAGATATTGAGATATGTTAGTGAGGATGAATACAACAAATTACTGAGAGAGAATGAAGTTCTGAAAATAGAAAATACACAACTTAAGGATAAAATAGAGGAGATTAAGAAGATACTCGGCTAA
- a CDS encoding NUDIX hydrolase has translation MVNNDLGKKEVLSSRVIYKGSIINLRLEEIRSKNGFRYTKEIVEHPGAVAILAFLENNTILMVRQYRIAVDKILLELPAGTLKNGETPEQCAIRELEEETGYKAHKIEKLGAFYSAPGYSNEILHVFVAEELEKSQQRLEINEDIYVEKINIKELLSMINNGEIKDAKTIASIFLFLNKLYFNHVL, from the coding sequence ATGGTCAATAATGATCTAGGAAAAAAAGAAGTTTTATCAAGTAGAGTTATTTATAAAGGTAGCATAATAAATTTAAGGCTTGAGGAAATAAGATCTAAAAACGGTTTTCGTTATACTAAAGAGATCGTTGAACATCCAGGAGCTGTTGCTATTTTGGCATTTCTAGAAAATAACACTATACTTATGGTTAGGCAATACCGCATAGCCGTAGATAAAATACTTTTAGAACTTCCTGCAGGAACATTAAAAAATGGTGAAACACCTGAACAATGTGCAATACGTGAGCTTGAGGAGGAGACGGGTTATAAAGCGCATAAAATTGAAAAACTAGGAGCATTTTATTCAGCGCCCGGATATAGTAACGAAATACTCCATGTGTTCGTTGCAGAGGAACTAGAGAAAAGCCAACAAAGACTTGAAATCAATGAAGACATCTACGTTGAAAAAATAAACATCAAGGAGTTATTGTCAATGATTAATAACGGTGAAATTAAAGATGCAAAAACCATAGCATCTATCTTTTTATTTTTAAACAAGTTATACTTTAATCATGTTTTATGA
- a CDS encoding SCO family protein, whose translation MRKIFIIILSLIIVLIVSVYILTIYNRTPPESFPYNKEVTDFRLVDQNGSTINLSDFKGKVIVLTFIYTHCPDICPVITSHLVAAYNRLVQMGLKDQVAFVFVSVDPYGDNVTAMKNYSERFNASSLYFLTNNTAGLSTGSYSNLTNLQSVWNSYDVYVNINRTSTEEGWYEVDHTTVTYIIDKNFRIREALFGVPPLWSTDDVVHYVSILAKS comes from the coding sequence ATGAGGAAAATTTTCATAATTATTCTTTCGTTGATAATTGTTTTAATTGTGTCTGTGTACATTTTAACCATTTACAATAGAACGCCCCCTGAGAGTTTCCCATATAATAAAGAGGTTACTGATTTTAGACTTGTCGATCAAAATGGTTCAACAATAAATCTTTCAGATTTCAAAGGAAAGGTTATTGTTCTCACGTTTATCTATACGCATTGTCCAGACATCTGTCCTGTAATAACGAGTCATCTTGTTGCTGCGTATAATAGATTAGTACAAATGGGATTAAAGGATCAGGTGGCGTTCGTGTTTGTTTCTGTAGATCCGTATGGTGATAATGTAACTGCAATGAAAAATTATTCTGAACGTTTTAATGCATCAAGCTTATATTTTCTTACTAATAATACAGCAGGCCTTTCAACAGGTTCATACTCAAATCTTACTAATTTGCAATCAGTATGGAATTCTTATGATGTATATGTTAATATTAATAGGACATCAACTGAAGAAGGATGGTACGAAGTTGATCACACTACAGTTACATATATAATAGATAAGAACTTCAGGATACGCGAAGCACTTTTTGGTGTTCCTCCATTATGGAGCACTGATGATGTAGTCCATTATGTAAGTATTTTAGCTAAATCATAA
- a CDS encoding tetratricopeptide repeat protein, with translation MSFEEAEEHRKKGDQLYSIGRLNEAEEEYRIAISISPEHAEAHHNLGVVLATKGDLDSAEEEIRKAITLKPNDADMHISLGTLLYEMNRFEEAENEFRSAINFNPENIDAHISLSGVLIEQGKFEESEHELKKAVELAPDNADIHYLLGLVYAISGKLDESEIELNKALEIEPEHVNAKKALDSVLKEKRRTSETPADEHEETDEEDYDAEEY, from the coding sequence GTGTCGTTTGAAGAAGCAGAAGAGCATAGAAAAAAAGGCGACCAATTATACAGTATAGGACGATTAAATGAAGCAGAAGAAGAATATCGCATCGCAATAAGTATTAGTCCTGAACACGCCGAAGCGCACCATAATTTAGGAGTTGTTCTTGCGACAAAAGGTGATCTAGATTCTGCAGAGGAAGAGATAAGAAAAGCTATAACTCTTAAACCTAATGATGCTGATATGCATATCAGCCTAGGCACACTATTATATGAAATGAATAGGTTTGAAGAAGCTGAAAATGAATTTCGCAGCGCGATAAACTTTAACCCAGAAAATATTGATGCTCATATAAGCTTAAGTGGTGTGCTCATAGAACAAGGAAAGTTCGAAGAGTCTGAACACGAACTTAAGAAGGCAGTAGAATTAGCACCAGATAACGCTGACATTCACTATTTACTTGGGCTAGTATATGCGATCTCAGGTAAATTGGATGAATCAGAAATAGAATTAAATAAAGCGTTAGAAATTGAACCTGAGCACGTTAACGCTAAAAAGGCGCTAGATAGTGTTCTTAAAGAAAAAAGACGAACAAGTGAGACACCTGCAGATGAACATGAAGAAACTGATGAAGAAGATTATGATGCTGAAGAGTATTAA
- a CDS encoding SDR family oxidoreductase has protein sequence MDLGLNGKKVLVTAASKGLGYASARAFLINGGRVIISSSNSENLKKAYESLKHLGEVYMIKADLTKKDEIDNLFAEVKKIFNGLDVLVYITGGPRPGRFMDLSDDDWIRASELLLLSAVRCAKYAAELMTQGGRIIFSASIAIKEPIEDLVLSNVIRISIAGLVRTLSKELGRKNILVNSVLPGLILTDRVKELAMNRAKKENKDVNDVIKEMSKDIPLGRLGSPEEYANVILFLASNLATYINGASIPIDGGLLKSVF, from the coding sequence ATGGACTTAGGATTAAACGGTAAGAAAGTTCTAGTTACTGCAGCATCAAAGGGTTTAGGATATGCGTCTGCGAGAGCTTTTTTAATAAATGGTGGCAGAGTAATAATAAGTTCTTCTAATAGTGAAAATCTCAAAAAAGCTTATGAATCTTTGAAACATTTGGGTGAAGTTTACATGATTAAAGCTGATTTAACAAAGAAAGATGAGATAGATAATTTGTTTGCTGAGGTTAAAAAAATTTTTAACGGACTAGATGTGCTAGTTTATATCACTGGCGGTCCAAGACCTGGCAGATTTATGGATTTAAGTGATGATGATTGGATCCGAGCCTCAGAGCTTCTCTTGCTTAGTGCAGTAAGATGCGCAAAATATGCTGCAGAACTTATGACACAGGGAGGTAGAATAATATTTTCTGCATCGATCGCGATAAAAGAACCTATAGAAGATCTAGTACTAAGTAATGTCATAAGAATCAGCATAGCAGGGTTAGTTCGAACGTTATCAAAAGAATTGGGTAGGAAAAATATTCTGGTGAATTCTGTATTGCCAGGTTTAATACTTACTGATAGAGTAAAAGAGCTGGCAATGAACAGAGCTAAAAAAGAAAATAAAGATGTCAACGATGTGATCAAAGAGATGTCCAAAGATATACCTTTAGGACGTTTAGGCTCCCCTGAAGAATACGCTAATGTTATACTTTTCTTAGCATCCAACTTAGCTACTTATATAAACGGAGCTAGCATACCTATAGATGGTGGTCTCCTCAAAAGCGTTTTTTAA
- a CDS encoding DUF309 domain-containing protein, with product MLGNKRLLILTKNDNFSPSDREMLINNLRQKFSKFFRINDLRIASKHIEIDITCDNIMKAKKIEEFSPILSIRDLSLYDENINVFQKAKELFNSERFWEFHELLEGIWRKKSGDEKRLLHGLILIAASLVHMQRNNIHISIRIMRRALNELKPFDDFYNGIDISFVKSKITLMLQEDKIQSFEI from the coding sequence TTGCTTGGAAATAAAAGATTATTGATCTTAACCAAGAATGATAATTTTTCACCTTCTGATAGAGAAATGTTGATTAATAATTTAAGACAAAAGTTCAGTAAATTTTTCAGAATAAATGATTTACGAATTGCTTCAAAGCACATCGAGATCGACATCACATGTGATAATATCATGAAAGCTAAAAAGATAGAAGAGTTTAGTCCTATATTATCAATTCGAGATCTATCATTATATGATGAAAATATAAACGTTTTTCAAAAAGCAAAAGAACTCTTTAACTCAGAGCGATTCTGGGAATTTCATGAGCTTTTAGAAGGAATATGGAGAAAAAAGAGTGGCGATGAAAAACGTTTATTACATGGACTAATATTAATAGCTGCATCATTAGTACACATGCAACGAAATAACATTCACATTAGTATTCGCATAATGAGGCGAGCACTTAATGAACTTAAACCATTCGATGATTTTTATAATGGAATTGATATTTCATTTGTTAAATCGAAGATCACTTTAATGCTTCAGGAGGATAAAATTCAATCCTTCGAAATTTAA
- a CDS encoding cupin domain-containing protein, whose amino-acid sequence MEIKVARLNEIKEEELNPLLFRKMITGEKIMFVQFILKKGLHVPSHKHESEQISYVIKGKLKFSINGKEYIIKDNELIVIPSNVPHEVWAEEDTIDIDLFAPPREDWLRGNDSYLRIQK is encoded by the coding sequence ATGGAGATTAAAGTTGCAAGATTAAACGAAATTAAGGAAGAAGAGCTTAATCCCTTACTATTTAGAAAAATGATTACAGGTGAAAAAATAATGTTTGTTCAATTTATTTTGAAGAAAGGTCTTCACGTTCCATCCCATAAACATGAATCTGAACAAATATCTTACGTGATCAAGGGAAAATTAAAATTTAGTATAAATGGAAAAGAGTACATAATAAAAGATAATGAGCTTATTGTAATACCGTCAAACGTACCTCATGAAGTGTGGGCAGAAGAAGATACTATCGATATTGATTTGTTTGCACCGCCAAGAGAGGATTGGTTAAGAGGCAATGATTCATATCTTAGGATACAAAAATAA
- a CDS encoding helix-turn-helix domain-containing protein, with amino-acid sequence MSGDYEELLRPKDVAKIFNISVKTLWEWQRKGIIRAVRLPTGKLRYPKSEVERLWKQLRATEFQ; translated from the coding sequence ATGTCTGGAGATTACGAAGAACTGCTTAGACCTAAAGATGTTGCAAAGATATTCAACATCTCAGTTAAAACGCTTTGGGAGTGGCAAAGGAAAGGCATTATTAGGGCTGTTAGGCTCCCAACTGGTAAGCTGAGATATCCAAAGAGCGAGGTTGAAAGATTATGGAAGCAGTTAAGAGCTACAGAATTCCAGTAG
- a CDS encoding FTR1 family protein, protein MLNISFDWIGVAVIVFRESLEAGLVSLIILTYLARINRRDLDKYVYSGAGLAIFLSVVLGSLISFVYSELSDVGADFFEVIAGFIAVPVLTFMIIWMARNAKKVRDKLEGQLQVFISRNYLIGIMILSLTTVAREGLETVLFLITFIGSSAFSTMVGSVIGILFALGFLWVINKGFTRIKLQFIFKYTSLLIIVLAAGILFKTVNEMVNLLADNGISLGVLGHLAYYLDIPEGSILSDKGLIGGIFSAFTGYMVYSTWIGIIVYIIYWTVASILFYKTYVR, encoded by the coding sequence ATGCTTAATATAAGTTTTGATTGGATTGGTGTTGCTGTTATAGTTTTTAGAGAAAGTCTTGAGGCTGGACTTGTTAGTCTTATTATTCTTACATATCTTGCTAGGATTAATAGACGTGATCTAGATAAGTATGTATATTCAGGAGCAGGTTTAGCAATTTTTCTCTCTGTTGTGTTGGGTAGTCTGATATCTTTTGTATACAGCGAGCTTAGTGATGTTGGTGCTGATTTTTTTGAGGTAATTGCTGGTTTTATTGCTGTTCCTGTGCTTACTTTTATGATAATATGGATGGCTAGGAATGCTAAGAAGGTGCGTGACAAGTTAGAAGGACAGTTACAGGTTTTTATTAGTCGGAATTACTTAATAGGTATAATGATACTTTCGTTAACTACTGTTGCTAGAGAAGGTTTGGAAACTGTTTTATTTTTAATAACGTTCATAGGATCATCTGCTTTCAGTACTATGGTTGGCAGTGTTATTGGGATTCTTTTCGCACTAGGTTTTCTATGGGTTATTAATAAAGGTTTTACAAGGATTAAGCTACAATTTATATTCAAGTATACCAGCTTGCTCATAATTGTCCTTGCTGCAGGTATTTTATTTAAGACTGTGAATGAAATGGTCAATTTATTAGCTGATAATGGCATATCGTTAGGCGTTTTAGGACATTTAGCTTATTATTTAGATATACCTGAGGGAAGCATTCTCTCTGATAAAGGATTGATAGGTGGAATTTTTAGTGCTTTTACTGGATATATGGTCTACAGTACATGGATCGGCATTATAGTTTATATAATATATTGGACCGTAGCAAGCATCTTATTTTATAAAACGTATGTTCGTTAA
- a CDS encoding DUF4397 domain-containing protein: MVKLRFIHASSDATSLDAYLNDNKMIEGIRYKSITDYIDIPNECIINFRISGAPKNSPPIFYIKFKIEPEIPLLTAFLIGLAGSKEKRDSINVIVLQDQTVSPNSAIIRLINASPVINSALFKFKDGSLAQNLDYGKVFQTVIKSGKKVLQVIKDNSTITETTLDIQDGKVYEIMLIGLTERKPPLELYVLSHN; this comes from the coding sequence ATGGTTAAGCTAAGGTTTATACATGCATCATCTGATGCTACAAGTCTCGATGCATATTTGAACGATAACAAAATGATTGAAGGAATAAGATATAAATCAATAACTGATTATATTGATATTCCTAACGAATGTATAATTAATTTCAGAATTTCCGGAGCACCAAAAAATAGTCCCCCAATCTTTTACATAAAATTTAAAATCGAACCTGAAATCCCATTACTGACGGCATTTTTAATTGGACTAGCTGGAAGTAAAGAGAAGAGAGATTCTATAAACGTTATTGTTCTTCAAGACCAGACTGTCTCACCAAATTCTGCGATAATACGGCTTATTAATGCATCTCCTGTAATAAATTCTGCCTTGTTTAAATTTAAGGATGGTTCATTAGCTCAAAATCTTGACTATGGAAAAGTGTTTCAAACTGTAATTAAGTCAGGTAAAAAAGTTCTCCAAGTCATCAAAGATAACAGTACAATCACAGAAACTACTCTAGATATTCAAGATGGAAAAGTATACGAAATTATGTTAATAGGATTAACGGAAAGAAAACCTCCGCTAGAGTTATATGTGTTATCACATAATTAA
- a CDS encoding transposase, translating into MEHIFAHVRFSNKVHLSISREDRKKLRDELLKDWRFSKHYVDSAINSVIGLVKGWITLYNRGKAEGKPEITKRTVYIKSTLFSFRNGILRVSIEPNKRYLEVDLSKCSWIPRDFDKVGGLLMTESELIVTVKKRVEPKAEKWASFDVNLTNITAFIGGEIKCYDLRELYHIHRTYETKRQRIQKLSKIKPNTSKMLLKKYSKREKNRAKDFMHKLTTQVAGELKEKNCGAILENLKGVKGRILNGSRKNNRKLSKWNARAFQFMLEYKLKWLDLPVKYVNPANSSKTCPACSGSMASYLGRIMKCEECGLTMDRDIVAVLNLQMRGEGFTPRAPNELIKGEELSRNENNNSPCIPTQLRTQNIISKNIHKLIENLSQN; encoded by the coding sequence TTGGAGCACATTTTCGCTCATGTAAGGTTTTCCAATAAAGTCCATCTAAGCATCAGTAGAGAAGATAGGAAGAAGCTTAGAGATGAACTGCTGAAAGACTGGAGGTTTTCAAAGCATTACGTTGACTCAGCAATAAACTCCGTTATCGGATTGGTTAAGGGCTGGATAACACTATATAATAGGGGGAAAGCTGAAGGTAAGCCTGAGATAACTAAGAGGACAGTCTACATTAAGAGCACGCTCTTCAGCTTCAGAAACGGTATACTGAGGGTAAGCATTGAACCGAATAAGCGGTATCTTGAGGTCGACTTAAGTAAGTGTTCGTGGATTCCAAGAGACTTTGATAAAGTCGGTGGACTACTTATGACTGAAAGTGAGCTTATAGTAACGGTTAAGAAGAGGGTTGAGCCGAAGGCGGAAAAATGGGCTTCCTTCGATGTTAACTTAACGAACATAACGGCGTTCATAGGTGGCGAGATTAAGTGCTATGACTTAAGAGAGCTCTACCATATTCACAGAACCTATGAAACTAAGCGGCAGAGGATACAAAAGTTATCTAAGATTAAGCCCAATACATCAAAGATGCTCCTCAAGAAGTACTCTAAGCGTGAGAAGAATAGAGCCAAGGACTTCATGCACAAGTTAACCACGCAGGTTGCGGGGGAGCTCAAGGAGAAGAACTGCGGAGCAATACTTGAAAACCTGAAAGGTGTAAAGGGGCGAATCCTCAACGGCTCAAGAAAAAATAATAGAAAGCTCTCAAAGTGGAACGCAAGAGCGTTTCAGTTTATGCTTGAATACAAGCTTAAATGGCTTGATTTACCAGTGAAATACGTTAACCCAGCCAACTCATCTAAAACCTGCCCAGCCTGCTCAGGAAGCATGGCTTCCTATCTGGGCAGGATAATGAAGTGCGAAGAATGCGGGTTAACAATGGATAGGGATATTGTAGCGGTGTTGAACCTTCAGATGCGGGGAGAAGGGTTCACCCCGAGAGCCCCCAATGAGCTAATCAAGGGGGAAGAGTTAAGTAGGAATGAAAATAACAATTCACCATGTATTCCTACTCAACTCAGAACCCAAAATATTATATCTAAAAACATACATAAGCTTATTGAAAATCTCTCACAAAACTAA